A genome region from Streptomyces xanthophaeus includes the following:
- a CDS encoding AlkA N-terminal domain-containing protein, whose protein sequence is MHTDTERCVRAVQSKDARFDGWFFTAVLTTRIYCRPSCPAVPPKVENMTFLPSAAACQQAGFRACKRCRPDTSPGSPEWNARADAVARAMRLIQDGVVDREGVPGLATRLGYSARQVERQLNAELGAGPLALARAQRAQTARLLIETSELPMGDVAFAAGFSSIRTFNDTVREVFALSPSELRERAVKAGRGRNAPPRIPGTISLRLPFRAPLNPDNLFGHLAATAVPGVEEWRDGAYRRTLRLPYGTGVVALTPQPDHIGCRLALTDLRDLTIAISRCRWMLDLDADPEAVDEQLRSDPLLAPLVDKAPGRRVPRTVDAPEFAVRAVLGQQVSTAAARTHAARLVAAHGEPVEDPLGGLTHLFPSPQALAGLDPEALALPRSRRATLTTLVSALADGSLALGLDSDWETARAQLTALPGFGPWTTEVIAMRALGDPDAFLPSDLGIRRAAQGLGLPSTPSALTARAAAWRPWRAYAVQYLWATDAHPINHLPA, encoded by the coding sequence ATGCACACCGACACCGAGCGCTGCGTAAGGGCCGTGCAGTCGAAGGACGCCCGCTTCGACGGCTGGTTCTTCACCGCCGTCCTGACCACCCGGATCTACTGCAGGCCCAGCTGTCCCGCCGTGCCGCCGAAGGTCGAGAACATGACCTTCCTGCCCAGCGCGGCCGCCTGCCAGCAGGCCGGGTTCCGTGCGTGCAAGCGCTGCCGGCCCGATACGAGCCCCGGTTCCCCCGAGTGGAACGCCCGCGCCGACGCCGTCGCGCGCGCGATGCGGCTGATCCAGGACGGCGTGGTGGACCGGGAGGGGGTGCCGGGCCTGGCCACACGGCTGGGCTACTCCGCCCGCCAGGTCGAGCGGCAGCTGAACGCCGAGCTCGGGGCCGGTCCGCTGGCCCTGGCCCGGGCCCAGCGCGCCCAGACCGCCCGGCTGCTCATCGAGACCTCCGAGCTCCCGATGGGCGACGTGGCCTTCGCCGCCGGGTTCTCCTCCATCCGGACCTTCAACGACACGGTCCGCGAGGTCTTCGCCCTGTCCCCGAGCGAGCTGCGGGAGCGGGCCGTCAAGGCCGGCCGCGGCAGGAACGCCCCGCCCCGGATCCCGGGGACGATCAGTCTGCGGCTGCCGTTCCGGGCCCCGCTGAACCCCGACAACCTCTTCGGACACCTCGCCGCGACCGCCGTCCCCGGGGTCGAGGAGTGGCGCGACGGCGCCTACCGCCGCACCCTGCGCCTGCCCTACGGCACCGGCGTCGTCGCCCTGACCCCGCAGCCCGACCACATCGGCTGCCGGCTCGCCCTGACCGACCTGCGCGACCTCACCATCGCCATCAGCCGCTGCCGCTGGATGCTCGACCTGGACGCCGACCCCGAGGCGGTCGACGAGCAGCTGCGTTCCGATCCGCTGCTGGCCCCGCTCGTGGACAAGGCCCCCGGGCGCCGGGTGCCCCGTACGGTCGACGCGCCGGAGTTCGCCGTACGGGCGGTGCTGGGCCAGCAGGTCTCCACCGCTGCGGCGCGCACGCACGCGGCCCGGCTGGTCGCCGCGCACGGGGAGCCGGTCGAGGACCCGCTGGGCGGGCTGACCCATCTGTTCCCCTCCCCGCAGGCGCTCGCCGGGCTGGACCCTGAGGCGCTGGCCCTGCCGCGCAGCCGGCGCGCCACGCTGACCACCCTGGTCTCGGCGCTCGCCGACGGCTCACTGGCGCTCGGCCTCGACAGCGACTGGGAGACGGCGCGGGCCCAGCTGACGGCGCTGCCCGGCTTCGGCCCGTGGACCACCGAGGTGATCGCGATGCGGGCGCTCGGCGACCCGGATGCCTTCCTGCCGTCCGATCTGGGGATCCGGCGGGCAGCGCAGGGGCTCGGGCTGCCGTCCACCCCCTCGGCGCTCACCGCGCGGGCGGCCGCATGGCGGCCCTGGCGTGCGTACGCCGTCCAGTACCTCTGGGCCACCGACGCCCACCCCATCAACCACCTGCCCGCCTGA
- the pssA gene encoding CDP-diacylglycerol--serine O-phosphatidyltransferase: MTVTDPETPAAGWVPEPAEEESAEDDMPLSLRLSIADTLTLGNATCGFMAVYFTTTGILIPHLTGSGESGMARNSAATAVILMLLAAVFDLFDGIVARKLRSSPMGAELDNLSDLISFGLAPAYFVLVYGMVAVDAHQKMSALAAIVVLLAVVLRLARFSCVTMKDGMFQGMPSPFGALTVVSIVLLELPFVPTLLAIIGVAWLMVSRVEYPKPRGVLAVAMLCWIVSAMGLLAAWAFDAPGGQLLLQTGCALQIAMAATIPLFATTRKANTFRHNRREARATTLR, from the coding sequence TTGACCGTGACTGACCCTGAGACTCCGGCCGCCGGCTGGGTTCCCGAACCTGCCGAGGAGGAGTCCGCCGAGGACGACATGCCGCTCTCGCTGCGGCTGTCGATAGCGGACACCCTCACGCTCGGTAACGCGACGTGCGGATTCATGGCGGTGTACTTCACCACCACCGGAATCCTCATCCCGCACCTCACCGGCAGTGGCGAATCGGGCATGGCCCGTAACAGCGCCGCGACGGCAGTGATACTGATGCTGCTCGCCGCGGTCTTCGACCTCTTCGACGGCATCGTGGCCCGCAAGCTGCGCAGCTCGCCGATGGGTGCCGAGCTGGACAACCTGTCCGACCTGATCAGCTTCGGCCTCGCGCCGGCCTACTTCGTGCTCGTCTACGGCATGGTCGCCGTCGACGCGCACCAGAAGATGTCGGCGCTGGCCGCGATCGTGGTGCTGCTCGCCGTGGTGCTCAGACTCGCGAGATTCAGCTGCGTGACGATGAAGGACGGCATGTTCCAGGGCATGCCGAGCCCCTTCGGCGCGCTCACGGTCGTCTCGATCGTGCTGCTGGAGCTGCCGTTCGTCCCGACGCTGCTGGCGATCATCGGGGTGGCCTGGCTGATGGTGAGCCGGGTCGAGTACCCCAAGCCGCGGGGCGTTCTCGCCGTGGCGATGCTCTGCTGGATCGTCAGTGCGATGGGGCTGCTGGCGGCCTGGGCGTTCGACGCCCCGGGCGGTCAGCTGCTGCTCCAGACCGGCTGCGCCCTGCAGATCGCGATGGCGGCGACCATTCCGCTCTTCGCGACGACCCGGAAGGCCAACACCTTCCGGCACAACCGCCGCGAGGCCCGCGCCACGACGCTGCGCTAG